Proteins encoded within one genomic window of Oncorhynchus keta strain PuntledgeMale-10-30-2019 chromosome 12, Oket_V2, whole genome shotgun sequence:
- the LOC127906268 gene encoding creatine kinase M-type-like: protein MPFGDTHNNFKLNFKVEEEYPDLTKHNNHIAKLTKDMYAKLRGKQTSSGFTQDDRTQTGVNNPGECHTSPIHPLRIDNNHLKHTTLKSRTEQISLQ from the coding sequence ATGCCTTTCGGTGACACCCACAACAACTTCAAACTCAACTTCAAAGTTGAGGAGGAGTACCCTGACCTCACCAAGCACAACAACCACATTGCCAAGCTGACCAAGGACATGTACGCCAAGCTGAGGGGCAAGCAAACCTCCTCCGGCTTCACACAGGATGACCGCACCCAGACAGGTGTCAACAACCCTGGTGAGTGCCACACATCTCCTATACACCCCCTGAGGATAGACAATAACCACCTCAAACACACAACTCTCAAAAGTAGAACTGAGCAGATATCCCTACAATAG